In a genomic window of Rosa chinensis cultivar Old Blush unplaced genomic scaffold, RchiOBHm-V2 RchiOBHmChr0c11, whole genome shotgun sequence:
- the LOC112181217 gene encoding uncharacterized protein LOC112181217: MGQASERGIDLDTQCPLCDEEIETPLHAVRDCPHASSLFQGANLPLFLAPTSVADWLLNRNAKVWEGDFQQASQIVPLTLGWLEEYKAALSSTRSGLAASLIPRWKKPPMGFVKLNVDAAFYQVSGHSGLGGVFRDHD, from the exons ATGGGGCAAGCTAGTGAACGTGGTATTGATTTGGATACCCAATGCCCACTTTGTGACGAAGAAATAGAGACTCCTCTTCATGCGGTTCGTGATTGTCCCCATGCTTCTAGTTTGTTTCAAGGTGCCAACCTCCCATTATTTTTGGCCCCTACAAGTGTTGCAGATTGGCTCCT GAATAGAAATGCTAAGGTTTGGGAGGGCGATTTTCAACAAGCTTCACAGATTGTCCCACTGACTTTGGGTTGGTTGGAAGAGTATAAAGCTGCTCTTTCTTCTACCCGGTCGGGTTTGGCTGCTAGCCTGATTCCCAGGTGGAAGAAGCCTCCAATGGGTTTTGTAAAACTGAATGTTGATGCTGCATTCTATCAAGTTTCAGGTCACTCGGGTTTAGGTGGGGTGTTTAGAGACCATGACTGA